Proteins encoded in a region of the Desulfurococcaceae archaeon genome:
- a CDS encoding PadR family transcriptional regulator produces the protein MCHHHHHHEHHWRHPEFPRTRFGFPLRGLLHLIILKALGEKPMRGIDVQKYIKEKFDFDIPSAAVYVILKGLEEKGLVYSKWDKDAEGSPVKLYYATGEGKDYLKDKIEAIKSLKKVLDYLTTST, from the coding sequence ATGTGTCATCACCATCACCACCACGAACACCACTGGAGGCACCCGGAATTCCCGAGAACGAGGTTTGGCTTTCCACTCCGGGGACTCCTCCATTTAATCATCTTAAAGGCCCTTGGAGAGAAGCCGATGAGGGGTATTGACGTACAAAAGTATATCAAAGAGAAATTCGATTTTGACATTCCAAGCGCCGCCGTGTACGTGATCTTGAAAGGCCTCGAGGAGAAGGGCCTCGTATACTCTAAGTGGGATAAAGATGCTGAAGGATCTCCAGTAAAACTATACTACGCAACGGGCGAAGGCAAGGACTACTTAAAGGATAAAATAGAGGCCATCAAGTCCCTTAAGAAGGTATTAGACTATCTAACAACGAGCACTTAA
- a CDS encoding peroxiredoxin yields MPGTIPLIGERFPEITVETTHGVKKLPEDYKGKWLVLFSHPADFTPVCTTEFVAFAKRVEDFKKLNAELLGHSVDSVYSHIKWVEWIKEKLGVEIPFPVIADPNGEVARKLGFLHAQSATHTVRAVILVDPEGVIRAVLYYPQEAGRNIDEILRLLKALQINTQYRRALPANWPNNELVGDAVIVPPARTVQEAQERPKRFKCYDWWLCYEEGKIPLEEVAEVRKWLERAAKPVQ; encoded by the coding sequence GTGCCAGGTACAATACCCCTTATAGGTGAAAGGTTCCCCGAAATAACCGTTGAAACAACTCACGGAGTGAAGAAGCTGCCAGAAGACTATAAGGGCAAGTGGCTAGTACTGTTCAGCCACCCCGCTGACTTCACACCCGTCTGTACTACCGAGTTCGTGGCATTCGCTAAGAGAGTAGAAGACTTCAAGAAGCTTAACGCCGAGCTACTAGGACACAGCGTGGACAGCGTCTACTCTCACATCAAGTGGGTTGAGTGGATTAAGGAGAAACTGGGCGTTGAGATACCTTTCCCCGTGATCGCGGACCCCAACGGCGAGGTGGCCAGGAAGCTGGGCTTCTTACACGCGCAAAGCGCTACCCACACCGTTAGAGCGGTCATCTTAGTAGACCCTGAAGGCGTTATAAGAGCGGTGCTGTACTACCCCCAGGAGGCCGGTAGGAACATAGACGAGATCCTGAGGTTACTAAAGGCACTACAAATAAACACTCAATATAGAAGAGCATTACCGGCTAACTGGCCGAATAACGAACTAGTAGGAGACGCCGTCATAGTGCCACCAGCGAGAACCGTCCAAGAAGCGCAGGAAAGGCCAAAGCGATTTAAGTGCTACGACTGGTGGCTTTGCTACGAAGAAGGAAAAATACCGCTGGAGGAAGTGGCTGAAGTTAGAAAATGGCTTGAAAGGGCCGCTAAACCCGTCCAATAA
- a CDS encoding MATE family efflux transporter, whose protein sequence is MAHSIGVIEEYRERVVNGPIGRTLLWLGLPLMIVQIVHVSYNVADAYWLSRYSKVAYATPRQIWPFFMFINALVQGLGAANMAFISQAIGARDYDYAKKIVSFFVTTTLVLNTITVTVFVLLGPYVYRHVMVTPPEIYNYVVTYSSIISLDLFLSGLYLCYSTIFQAMGDTRTPSRAGIVSSLINIVLDPLFIFGVRYGDDVLVPEMGVAGAAWATVLSRFTGFLIVLRALFKRYPFLKTRLTLNIEREWLIRSVKIGAPVALMMMSNSMAFMLQNRLINSFGAYVTAAAAIGFVLMDLADAALWGFTSSVATMVGQALGAHLEERARKVVKTAMLYIGTCTFTGSAVILVFRSLFIGFFTDVPEIAREADLFVQYFAPTLAFFAVFFIGMSIGRGSGHTLYPTIIGVIRLWGLRIGLGYLLAFVLEIGTLGLWTSMAFSNFVGGLAIVPWALRGNWTKPVIRRRAFT, encoded by the coding sequence ATGGCGCACAGTATAGGAGTAATTGAAGAATACCGCGAAAGAGTGGTAAATGGGCCTATTGGTAGAACGCTCTTATGGCTAGGCTTACCCCTAATGATCGTTCAAATAGTCCACGTATCCTACAATGTTGCAGATGCATACTGGCTAAGCAGGTACAGTAAGGTAGCGTATGCCACTCCAAGGCAGATCTGGCCTTTCTTCATGTTCATAAACGCGCTCGTCCAGGGTCTCGGAGCGGCGAACATGGCCTTCATAAGCCAGGCCATTGGCGCCAGGGATTACGACTACGCGAAGAAGATAGTTTCCTTTTTCGTAACCACGACGCTAGTGCTAAACACGATCACGGTAACGGTATTCGTGCTCTTAGGGCCTTACGTATACAGGCACGTCATGGTGACCCCGCCCGAAATATACAATTACGTGGTCACATATTCAAGCATAATCTCGCTGGACTTGTTTTTGTCAGGCCTTTACCTGTGCTACAGTACGATCTTTCAAGCAATGGGTGACACGAGAACTCCATCTAGAGCGGGAATAGTATCGTCACTGATAAACATCGTCCTAGATCCCCTATTCATCTTCGGTGTTAGGTATGGTGATGATGTCCTCGTACCCGAAATGGGCGTTGCAGGAGCGGCGTGGGCAACAGTGCTCTCCAGGTTCACCGGCTTCTTGATCGTTCTGAGAGCGCTGTTTAAAAGGTACCCGTTCTTGAAGACTAGACTTACGCTCAATATTGAAAGGGAGTGGTTGATCAGGAGTGTTAAAATAGGAGCGCCCGTGGCCTTAATGATGATGAGTAACAGCATGGCGTTTATGCTTCAAAATAGGCTAATTAATTCTTTTGGAGCTTACGTGACAGCCGCGGCAGCCATAGGCTTTGTACTAATGGATTTAGCAGACGCGGCTCTCTGGGGTTTTACATCGTCGGTTGCAACGATGGTTGGTCAGGCTCTCGGAGCTCACTTAGAGGAAAGAGCGAGGAAAGTGGTCAAGACGGCGATGCTATACATCGGTACCTGCACGTTCACCGGCTCCGCGGTAATATTGGTGTTCAGGAGCCTGTTCATAGGGTTTTTTACGGATGTGCCCGAGATCGCGCGAGAAGCAGATCTATTTGTTCAATACTTCGCGCCGACGCTGGCCTTCTTTGCGGTGTTTTTCATAGGAATGTCTATCGGTAGGGGTTCGGGGCACACACTGTACCCGACCATAATAGGCGTAATCAGGCTTTGGGGCCTTAGAATAGGGCTTGGATACCTATTAGCATTCGTACTTGAGATAGGTACTTTGGGGCTTTGGACATCAATGGCTTTTAGCAATTTCGTGGGAGGGCTCGCCATAGTGCCGTGGGCATTGCGGGGTAACTGGACTAAACCCGTTATT
- a CDS encoding inorganic phosphate transporter encodes MLIAIIAAGFTLSLLNGANCAGNVVGLVSGFRGKSAKIVTLLSPLSIFTGALMAGSFVSHTFIEGILDYTTGSQGLVAKTVFSVFLSTLTWTLIALVRKAPISVSQVAVGSMLGSAFSLCRLSCVNWTNVVFIVVSWLLTPLTSMSISLVLYRVHVRMKEDRGDLYAVIGASLYLFAVLAIVQYLLYANVIERLLATVTSLITSSIASTSHAVYVYLGRRGKGDFRGRAYRIAVLTISFMVAFIYGAHDVANVAGPLSVVLLKTTREGTNDVHTTLPVALAISATGLSLGAFLWGYRVAETIGAKITPLTMESGLLAQLSTFLTVAVLVVLGIPSSVTLAVIGSVTGIGCARGLEYVDWKTFFKVIVTWILGVPVTILLSAISLTVLKTAS; translated from the coding sequence GTGCTCATCGCCATAATCGCGGCGGGTTTTACGCTTTCATTATTAAATGGAGCTAATTGTGCGGGTAACGTAGTTGGCTTGGTTTCAGGCTTCAGGGGGAAGAGTGCCAAGATCGTCACTCTACTCAGCCCATTGTCCATATTTACCGGGGCTTTAATGGCGGGGAGCTTCGTGTCTCACACATTCATTGAAGGCATACTAGACTACACTACGGGTAGCCAGGGGCTTGTAGCTAAGACGGTCTTCTCCGTTTTCCTTTCAACTCTTACCTGGACCTTGATAGCACTAGTGCGCAAAGCACCTATTAGCGTGAGCCAGGTAGCTGTAGGTAGCATGCTGGGCTCAGCGTTTTCTCTATGTAGGCTATCATGCGTGAACTGGACGAACGTGGTTTTCATTGTGGTATCGTGGCTTCTAACTCCCTTAACCTCGATGTCCATTTCACTGGTGCTCTACAGGGTACACGTGCGCATGAAGGAGGATCGCGGTGACCTTTACGCGGTAATTGGGGCTTCGCTGTACCTCTTTGCCGTATTAGCGATTGTACAGTACCTCTTATACGCAAACGTCATCGAGAGGCTGCTGGCCACTGTAACCTCGTTGATAACGTCGTCAATCGCGTCTACTTCGCATGCCGTATACGTGTATTTGGGACGAAGGGGAAAAGGCGATTTCCGCGGCCGTGCGTATAGAATCGCTGTACTTACCATCTCTTTCATGGTCGCGTTTATTTACGGTGCGCACGATGTTGCAAACGTGGCCGGCCCACTCTCAGTAGTTCTCCTTAAAACCACGCGAGAGGGCACTAACGACGTTCACACCACTTTACCAGTAGCCTTGGCTATATCGGCTACAGGGCTCTCTCTAGGAGCTTTTCTGTGGGGTTATCGGGTAGCTGAAACCATTGGTGCCAAGATAACACCACTGACCATGGAGTCGGGTCTCCTAGCGCAACTGAGCACTTTCCTCACTGTAGCCGTACTAGTAGTTCTAGGCATACCCAGTTCCGTCACGCTCGCGGTGATAGGCTCGGTGACTGGTATAGGTTGTGCTCGAGGCTTGGAATACGTCGATTGGAAGACGTTTTTCAAAGTAATTGTAACGTGGATTCTCGGGGTGCCGGTCACGATTCTACTCTCAGCTATATCGCTTACGGTCTTGAAAACAGCTTCATGA
- a CDS encoding dihydroneopterin aldolase family protein yields the protein MEDPATKYFSPKVTSRDRAVFEAGIAIGTLVHQFTGIPVRNAEDLKILEEAIKRSLLAQPFREEVDVKINVELPRNTSPYSYVTLKSMHVDARIVVRYGKCRVVARLRYIPELKYTLGYIEEVEEVV from the coding sequence TTGGAGGACCCCGCCACTAAGTACTTTTCTCCAAAGGTTACTAGTAGGGATCGCGCAGTCTTCGAGGCTGGAATAGCCATTGGCACACTCGTACACCAGTTCACCGGTATACCAGTCAGGAACGCTGAGGATTTAAAAATACTCGAGGAAGCTATTAAGAGGTCTCTACTGGCGCAACCGTTCAGAGAAGAAGTGGATGTGAAAATAAACGTCGAGCTTCCGCGAAATACCTCGCCATATAGCTACGTAACACTGAAATCTATGCACGTCGACGCCAGGATCGTAGTGAGGTACGGAAAATGCAGAGTTGTAGCGAGGTTGAGGTACATTCCCGAGCTAAAGTACACTCTGGGCTACATAGAAGAGGTAGAAGAGGTGGTTTAA
- a CDS encoding small multi-drug export protein, with amino-acid sequence MSTHLVVACLLALLPISEVRGAIPYVMVSAGGTPLAFLGVVISVLCNMLVPLIAYTLLDLLDALMKSRLAPRFVRRLYSWLLDLGRKRALSIRKESYIALTLFVGVPLPATGAWTGSLVAYVLGLERRKAVFAIELGVLIASVIVFVVAYFGIEVLSTLFLE; translated from the coding sequence ATGAGCACGCACCTCGTTGTAGCATGCTTGCTTGCACTATTACCTATTAGCGAAGTACGCGGAGCAATACCCTACGTCATGGTATCTGCCGGCGGTACCCCATTAGCTTTCCTGGGTGTAGTGATCTCTGTACTTTGTAACATGCTAGTTCCGCTAATAGCCTACACGCTACTAGACCTGTTAGACGCTCTTATGAAGTCCAGGCTCGCCCCCCGCTTTGTAAGGCGGCTTTACAGCTGGTTATTAGACCTGGGTAGGAAAAGAGCGCTGAGCATTAGGAAAGAAAGCTATATTGCACTAACGCTATTTGTAGGCGTACCGCTACCGGCAACTGGCGCTTGGACCGGTAGCTTAGTGGCGTATGTGCTTGGATTGGAGAGGAGAAAGGCGGTCTTCGCTATAGAACTCGGAGTGTTAATAGCGTCTGTAATCGTGTTTGTGGTTGCATATTTCGGCATAGAAGTGCTTTCAACTCTGTTCTTGGAGTGA
- a CDS encoding 6-hydroxymethylpterin diphosphokinase MptE-like protein → MVTIAQLKSGDLLAWFIDRNEWVKIYRYISSRLPGLNFEKDQEAADLLSSILLKTSKGMEAEYLFEKIAGREVTVVVGCGKNAYLELEYVKAHYHRRELLLVAADGAAGILLDAGLVPDVVATDLDAELRSLVESSSKGSILVVHAHGDNIDRLDYITAFKGPLIGSTQVEPRPLVYNFGGFTDGDRALFLLYCAGYRRAILVGFDFEKPHSCPGKVAGNPAIKSVKLGIARMLISLLRDKGMEVLTLGEVIGGPRH, encoded by the coding sequence ATGGTTACTATAGCTCAATTAAAGAGTGGTGATTTGTTGGCCTGGTTCATAGACAGAAACGAGTGGGTAAAAATTTACAGGTACATCAGTAGCAGGCTTCCGGGTTTGAACTTTGAAAAAGACCAAGAAGCAGCTGATCTTCTGAGTAGTATTTTGCTGAAAACGAGTAAAGGCATGGAAGCTGAGTACCTCTTCGAGAAGATTGCTGGTAGGGAGGTTACAGTTGTCGTTGGTTGTGGGAAAAACGCATACCTCGAACTAGAGTACGTCAAGGCACATTACCATAGACGCGAGTTACTCTTAGTTGCCGCTGACGGGGCGGCGGGAATACTGCTGGATGCGGGGTTGGTACCTGACGTCGTGGCAACGGACCTGGACGCGGAGCTGCGCTCCCTAGTAGAGTCCTCTAGTAAGGGCTCAATCTTAGTTGTTCATGCTCACGGGGATAACATAGATAGGCTCGACTACATCACGGCTTTTAAAGGTCCTTTAATAGGCTCCACACAAGTCGAGCCGAGGCCTTTAGTATACAATTTTGGTGGTTTTACAGACGGCGATCGGGCGCTTTTCCTACTCTACTGTGCCGGGTATAGAAGGGCTATACTAGTTGGGTTTGACTTCGAAAAACCACATAGTTGCCCCGGAAAGGTAGCCGGAAACCCGGCGATCAAGTCAGTGAAGCTCGGCATCGCCAGGATGCTCATTTCACTACTTAGAGATAAAGGTATGGAGGTACTGACCTTAGGTGAAGTGATTGGAGGACCCCGCCACTAA
- a CDS encoding flavoprotein: MTGAGALLEESVKVIEELVIRGIKITAFVSKAGETVLEMYGLRGKLENALVGDYPTGIIYESSEPPGFPSTGRLYLGTYSCVIVSPATMNTVSKIVNGVADSLVSTLAMHALKTRTPLYILPVDAYEVKSTVPLVIDRERCRPCNLCYAANACPTGALREHPYYKVAVNVIKCNRCYACLAACPHGAVKFNVEIVVKPAPFYLEIVKKLQSITGVTVLSRPEQVKELLGVTA; the protein is encoded by the coding sequence ATAACGGGTGCCGGGGCACTTCTCGAAGAGAGTGTTAAGGTAATAGAGGAGCTCGTAATTCGTGGAATCAAGATTACTGCCTTTGTTTCTAAGGCAGGCGAGACCGTGCTAGAGATGTACGGTCTTCGCGGAAAGCTCGAAAACGCACTCGTAGGGGATTACCCAACGGGAATCATATATGAGAGCTCGGAGCCGCCCGGGTTCCCCTCTACGGGTAGACTTTACCTGGGCACGTACTCTTGTGTAATCGTGTCACCGGCGACGATGAATACTGTGAGCAAGATAGTTAATGGAGTGGCGGATAGTTTGGTTTCAACGCTTGCAATGCACGCTTTGAAAACAAGAACACCACTCTACATTTTGCCAGTAGACGCCTACGAGGTTAAGAGCACGGTACCCCTAGTTATCGACCGGGAGAGGTGTAGGCCGTGCAATCTATGCTATGCCGCTAACGCGTGTCCTACGGGGGCATTAAGAGAGCACCCTTATTACAAGGTAGCGGTTAACGTCATCAAGTGCAATAGATGCTACGCGTGCTTAGCTGCGTGCCCGCACGGCGCGGTGAAATTCAACGTTGAAATAGTCGTTAAGCCTGCTCCATTTTATCTCGAGATCGTGAAGAAGCTGCAGAGCATTACCGGGGTCACGGTTCTTTCGCGTCCCGAGCAGGTCAAAGAATTACTTGGTGTTACCGCGTGA
- a CDS encoding HD domain-containing protein, which yields MVSEKWSEHGHFTVTSFNGQVRDPIYGYIDYIKELEGVIMDSWVLQRLRYIYQLQAAHFVYPGATHTRFSHSLGVMYSSYKYITFLLRSVYASIISSKAVEELRKKYKEIVLAARILGLLHDIGHGPFSHAFDKHVYRTRRFLGYRVGNHEVVGYIIYRDFIKELIEKIALRNKAYLGVEVDYLLDLLDAGMKPPQGVRNFTDLSSKGRISIKDFYKPAGSSGFERIVRMVIRDYIYTSDIMDYLKRDSYFTGVPIGQINDDWIVRNSFILEKDDKLVLAVSSKALDEVSRLFDARKLMYKYVYLHPVNVAFIETIGSLLECTKSYIARVLEEVLTSPERLVKYFTLTDHSLYSKLQELLVKSPDEYECEDKSFARIALESLFYQRKPVWKLVKRFTYDLETANVLFGEIGERVQEAIKERIKEEVASRLSSKGILESDVNVFVDKIEVFPSAGTEIEDTIEVVDVKDGKVVYEKSMPFDDFATEYGLKSEALVSVYLRRGKYKDLSGKDLEEIIEISESVIENSIKGRRKEAPETS from the coding sequence ATGGTCTCGGAGAAGTGGAGCGAACACGGGCATTTTACCGTTACATCATTTAATGGGCAGGTTAGGGATCCCATATACGGGTACATTGATTACATTAAAGAACTAGAAGGCGTTATAATGGATTCCTGGGTTCTCCAAAGGTTACGGTACATCTACCAGTTGCAGGCAGCTCATTTTGTGTATCCCGGTGCAACCCATACTCGTTTCTCCCACTCACTAGGGGTGATGTATTCCTCCTACAAGTACATAACCTTCCTCCTGAGGTCGGTTTACGCCTCGATTATCTCAAGTAAGGCGGTTGAGGAACTGCGTAAGAAGTACAAAGAGATAGTACTGGCCGCGCGGATACTGGGGCTACTTCACGATATAGGTCACGGTCCCTTTAGCCACGCTTTCGACAAGCACGTTTACAGGACAAGGAGGTTTTTAGGCTATAGAGTTGGAAACCACGAAGTAGTCGGGTACATCATTTACAGGGATTTCATCAAGGAGCTCATTGAGAAGATCGCGCTCAGGAACAAGGCATACCTCGGCGTGGAGGTGGACTATCTGCTTGACCTGCTGGACGCCGGTATGAAACCACCTCAAGGCGTGAGGAACTTCACAGACCTCTCCTCGAAAGGCAGAATAAGCATTAAGGACTTCTACAAGCCCGCGGGCAGTAGCGGTTTCGAAAGAATAGTGAGGATGGTTATCAGGGATTACATATACACGAGCGACATAATGGACTATTTGAAGAGAGACAGCTACTTTACTGGCGTTCCCATAGGACAAATAAACGATGACTGGATCGTCAGAAACTCGTTCATATTGGAGAAAGACGATAAGCTAGTGCTGGCTGTTTCCTCGAAGGCCCTAGACGAGGTTTCGAGGCTTTTCGATGCGAGGAAGTTAATGTACAAGTACGTCTACCTACACCCAGTTAACGTCGCGTTCATAGAGACGATCGGGTCTTTGCTGGAGTGCACTAAGAGCTACATTGCAAGAGTGCTAGAGGAGGTGCTTACGTCACCCGAGAGACTAGTAAAATACTTTACTCTAACAGACCACTCCCTTTACTCCAAGCTACAGGAACTACTCGTTAAAAGCCCAGACGAGTACGAGTGCGAGGATAAATCATTTGCCAGGATAGCCCTTGAAAGCCTCTTTTACCAGAGAAAGCCTGTGTGGAAGCTTGTGAAGAGATTTACATATGATTTAGAAACGGCCAACGTGCTGTTTGGCGAGATCGGGGAAAGGGTTCAAGAGGCTATTAAAGAGCGCATCAAGGAAGAGGTGGCCAGTAGGCTTTCAAGTAAAGGAATCCTGGAGAGCGACGTGAACGTGTTCGTTGATAAGATCGAGGTATTCCCCTCAGCGGGTACTGAAATAGAAGATACAATAGAGGTCGTCGACGTCAAGGATGGTAAGGTCGTATACGAAAAGTCAATGCCATTCGACGATTTCGCAACCGAGTATGGACTTAAATCGGAGGCTTTGGTATCGGTATATCTGCGTAGAGGCAAGTACAAAGACCTGTCCGGGAAAGACCTCGAAGAGATAATAGAGATATCAGAAAGCGTCATCGAAAATTCCATTAAGGGTAGGCGTAAAGAAGCCCCGGAGACTAGTTAA
- a CDS encoding dihydropteroate synthase-like protein, protein MKLLLVTGRLAYKHVVEVAEKTRRELGVEVDVLELPIPVAAMINVNYLLRELPRHRSRLGGVDIIIVPGYADGDMSSVSSSFGIPVIKGPRYVYDLPLMVKALLEGVKFSPVIPADEVLREYTEKREQEILNKVKARAQGTGVFTIGSLRVTSDYPLVILEAYAKSPDDLERYKEAFKHADAVSLGFPYGFDVEESVRIVKHARELLAKPIGVDSVDFNLVIKVAEIVDFINGVPVESAERLVDYRSLIREKPLVLTATTGSPRDRIDLLKKRIAHLEERGFEKLIVDPLLMPPLQGLVESLEAYALAKREMPNTPVLMGTGNVTELVDVDSIGLNALLAFIGVELGIELYLTTEESAKTRGSVKELRKALDMAVLARELKRPPKDLSTNMLVAKSKRRAVTPLPRAEVIVNAVERLPLRHDPRGYFKIAVNHEKGEILLQHYEPGALKPSLEIRGRDPYAIFAEVIRRNLVSLYEHCFYLGYELAKASISLKVGREYEQDKEMF, encoded by the coding sequence GTGAAGCTACTATTAGTAACAGGTAGGCTTGCTTACAAACACGTAGTTGAGGTAGCCGAGAAGACGCGAAGGGAGCTCGGAGTTGAGGTGGACGTTTTAGAGCTCCCTATACCCGTCGCAGCGATGATTAATGTGAACTACCTCTTAAGGGAGTTACCCCGGCACAGGAGCAGGCTCGGTGGGGTTGACATCATTATCGTGCCCGGATACGCTGATGGAGACATGTCAAGCGTTTCAAGCTCTTTCGGCATACCGGTTATTAAGGGCCCTCGCTACGTCTATGACCTACCATTAATGGTTAAGGCTCTGCTTGAGGGGGTAAAGTTCTCGCCTGTAATACCTGCTGACGAGGTTTTAAGGGAGTACACCGAGAAGCGCGAGCAAGAAATACTCAACAAAGTCAAGGCTAGAGCGCAGGGGACCGGGGTATTCACGATCGGGAGCTTAAGGGTCACCTCGGATTACCCACTAGTAATTCTCGAAGCATACGCAAAAAGCCCAGATGACTTAGAGCGTTACAAGGAGGCTTTCAAACACGCCGATGCTGTGTCCCTGGGCTTTCCATACGGGTTTGACGTGGAAGAATCGGTTAGAATAGTGAAGCACGCGCGTGAACTCCTCGCGAAGCCCATAGGAGTGGATTCGGTAGACTTTAATCTCGTAATCAAGGTAGCTGAGATCGTCGATTTCATCAATGGAGTGCCCGTCGAAAGCGCTGAGAGATTAGTAGATTACAGGAGCCTTATAAGGGAGAAGCCGCTAGTACTAACGGCAACGACGGGATCTCCACGCGATCGCATAGATTTGTTGAAAAAGCGCATTGCCCACCTCGAAGAAAGGGGATTCGAGAAGCTCATAGTAGATCCTCTCCTAATGCCGCCGCTACAGGGCCTCGTAGAATCCCTCGAAGCATATGCCCTGGCTAAGCGCGAAATGCCTAACACACCGGTGCTCATGGGTACGGGCAATGTCACAGAGCTTGTTGACGTTGATAGCATTGGGTTGAATGCATTACTGGCATTTATAGGAGTCGAGCTTGGAATTGAACTATACTTGACCACGGAGGAAAGCGCGAAGACGCGCGGATCAGTGAAAGAGCTGAGGAAGGCACTAGACATGGCAGTACTAGCCAGAGAGCTGAAGAGGCCCCCAAAGGACCTGTCGACAAACATGCTTGTAGCTAAGAGTAAAAGAAGAGCGGTTACCCCCTTACCACGCGCCGAAGTAATCGTTAACGCCGTAGAGAGGCTACCGCTTAGGCACGACCCTAGGGGGTACTTCAAGATCGCCGTAAACCACGAAAAGGGTGAGATACTGTTGCAGCACTATGAGCCCGGGGCCCTGAAGCCTAGTTTAGAGATCAGGGGGAGAGACCCCTACGCAATATTCGCGGAGGTTATTAGAAGGAACCTGGTATCGCTTTACGAGCACTGCTTTTACCTCGGCTACGAGCTCGCCAAGGCCAGCATCTCGCTCAAAGTAGGTAGAGAGTACGAACAGGATAAGGAGATGTTTTAA